CGTGCGCAGCAGCCTGCGCGCCGTCGCCCGGTCGAACCCGCGGCCGGCCGCGACGTCGGTCACGGACAGTTCGGCCCGGTCGGCGGAGAAGCAGGTCAGGACGTCCAGGACCCGGTCGAACGTGCGCACGAAAGGGCCGAGGGTAGGAGTGCCGTCACCGTCGGCCATGTCTCCGCGCCTTTCGATCAGTGGCTCTCCGATGCTGCCGACATTTCACCACGCTCGGGCGCCGGGTCGGCGCTCCGGGTTTCCGGACTGGCGAAGACAGCGGCGGCGGACGCGAGCGCCGTGCCGACGACGAACACGCCAACGGCCCAGTAGGAGCCGGCCGCGGCGAGCAGGGCCGTGGCGATCAGCGGGGTGAAACCGGCGAGCGGGTCCGAGGCCGAGCGGGCCAGGTTCACGCCGCTGTTGCGTACCCGCGGGTCGAACATCTCGGCCAGGTAGGCCCCGGACACCGAGAGCGCGATCTTGACGCCGATCCCGTAGGTCAGCACCAGCGCCAGTACCACGAGCACCGGGTTGCGGGTCTGGAGCAGCCAGAAGAAGGGAAACCCGAGCGCCGCGACGAGCAGCAGGCCGGTAAGGAACACGGGGCGGCGCCCCCACCGGTCGGCGCCCCGGCCGGCGAGCGGGATCACCGCGAGTCCGACGAGGTTCGCGATCAGCACGCCGGTCAGGGCAGGCGCGGCCGGCATGTCCAGTTCGCTCGTGCAGTAGGAGATCGCGAACACGTTGAAGATCTGTCCGCCGACGGCGTCGGTGGACCGCGCCAGCGCGGCGAGGCCGACACGCCCGCGGTGCGTGGTGAGCAACTCGCGGATCGGGCTGCGCGTCACCGTTCCGGACCTGCGAAGCTCGGTGAACTCGGGCGACTCGTCGACCCGCAGCCGGACGTAGAGGCCGACGACCACCAGCGCGAACCCGACCAGGAACGGGACGCGCCAGCCCCAGGCGAGGAACGCCTCCCGCGGCAGACCGGACAGCGCGGCGAACACCCCGGTGCCGAGCAGGATGCCCAGCGACACCCCGAAAGCCGGGATGCTGGACAGCAGGCCACGTTGCCGCGGTGTCGCGTATTCGGCGCTCATCGTGACGGCCGTGCCGTACTCGGCTCCGGCGCCGATGCTCTGCAGCAGCCGCAGCAGGACGAGCAGAATCGGCGCGAGCGCGCCCACCTGGGCGTAAGTCGGAAGCAGGCCGATGCATCCGGTGGCGACGCCCATCAGGATCAGGCAGATCACCATCACGTTCTTGCGCCCGATGGTGTCACCCCACCGCGCGAGCACGACACCGGCGACGGGACGGAGGACGAAGCCGATCGCGTAGGTGGCGAACGCGGCGAGCGTTCCGGCCAGCGCGCTCGCCGTGGGAAAGAACAGCGCACCGAACGCCAGCGAGGTCGCGGTGCCGTAGATGTAGAAGTCGTACCACTCCAGGACGGTGCCGATGAGATTCGAGGCGATCGCGCGGGTGCGGCCGCGCGTGGACGGCTGGGTCACCGTTGACCTCCAGGTTCAGGTGCCGGTCGGGGGTTGCGTTCAGCGGTGGGCCGCTTCGGTGAGCGGCGCGGCGGCGGATGGCCGGTCGACGATGGCGCCCTGACCCCTGAGCACCGTGCGGATGCGGTCGGCGGGTACGAGGCGCGGGAGCACTCCGAGATCCGCGGCGAGCGCGGCCGCGACACCGGCGGCGTGGCCGGTGGCCATGGCGGTGCCCATGTGCCGGGCCGCACCCATCGCGGTCCCGGTCGCGGACAGGCAGCGGCCCGCGACGAGCAGACCGTCGACCTCCAGCGGCAGGAGGCTGCGGTAGGGCACCGAGAACGGAGCGGGCGGTTCAACGAGCCGGAGCCCGCTGGCGTTGTCGTGCACGTCCAGCGGGCCGCCGGCCTGCGCGATGGCGTCGGGGAACTGCGTCCCCGCCAGGACGTCCGCTTCGGTGAGCAGGTAGTCGCCGACGATCCGCCACGTCTCCCGCACTCCGATCCAGGGCGCCAGCGCCGAGAGGTGAGCGCGTTCGAATCCGGGCACGGTGCGGCGGAGGAAGGTGAGCACGGATCGCACCTGTGCGCGTCCGGCGATCTCGGCCCGGCTCAGGTCCTGGCTGTCCGCTCCGTCGAGACCGGTGACCCTGGTCATCAGGATGAACGCGTCGTCGCCGTGCGGGGCACTGACCACCGAGAGCAGTTGCTGGGCCAGTTCACCGGTCTCGACCCCGAGCCTGGCCAGCCGCCGCTTCTCGGCCCTGTCCAGCGCCCGGAACCGCTGGGTATCCACACTGGACAGTCGCGCCATCATGGTCATGGGCTGGCGTTCCCGCCGGTCGTGTGCCGAGTTCTCGGTGCGGCACCCGCAACGGCGGCTCACCACGGCGTTACCCGTCGCGTCCACGACCACCGGCGCGCTGACCGCCTCGGGTTCGTACAGTCCTTGCGTGACCAGGCCGTGCACCGCGCCGTCCCGGGTGACCGGGCTGACGGCCTGGGTGTGCAGCCGCACCTCGATTCCCGCTTCCGCCGCCATGTCGTCCAGGACCAGCTTGAGCACCTCCGGGTCGAAGGGGAAGGTGCGCACCCGCAGCGGGGTTTCCGCAGCCTCGGCCAGCACGTAGGGCGTGAAGCCGGTGGCGCCACCCGCGGCGACCAGCCGCTCGGTGATCTCCTTGCCGATGCCGCCGCCGACCAGCACGTCGCGCCAGTAGAAGCCCATGAAACTCGCGACCATCGCACCGGTCGCGGTGCCACCGAGGAACGGCCCGCGTTCGACGAGCACCACCTCGGCGCCGGCGCGTGCCGCGGCGATCGCGGCACAGAACCCGGCGGGCCCGCCGCCGGCGACCACGACGTCGGCGCTGCTCCGCACCGGAAGCTCCGCGTCGGGTACGTGCACCGTGTCCTTCGCCGAAAGCTGGGGCAGTGATGCGCGCTCTGTGCGCACGTTCGTTCTCATAGCGCCCGAGTATGACCACCGCAACGCAGAACCACAAGGGCATGGTCCAGGTCGCGTCAGGTCGAGGTACAGTTGTGCGCAGGGCGCGCACGCTGGTCAGGAAGGGCAGGCGAACGGAATGGACGAGGACCGGGCGGAACCGGAAGTCCTCGCGTCGGTCGAACGCGGACTCGCCGTGCTCAAGGCGTTCCAGCCCGGACAGGCGGCGATGACACTCAGCGAGGTCGCCAAGGCCAGCGACCTCGACCGGGCCTCCGCGCGGCGGTTCCTCCACACCCTGCTCGCGCGCGACTACCTGCGGGCCGACGGTCAGCAGTTCCGGCTGCATCCGTCCGTGCTGGAACTGGGCAACGCCTACCTCGAAACGCTGCGGCTGCCGCGGATCGCACTGCCGCACCTGAGGAACCTGTCGGCGCGGTTCAACGAGCCGGTCTCCATGGCCGTGCTCGACGGGGACCAGGCCGTGCACGTCGCGCACGTGCCCAGCAAACGCCTGATGGCCGCCAACGCGACCATCGGGAGCACCACACCCGCCCACCGGACCGCCCTGGGACGAGCACTGCTGGCGGGCAAACCCGACGCGTGGCTGGATGGCTACCTGGCCGCGGGCCGGGCGGGCACACCGGATGATCAGCCGGACGCCGGGACACTCCGGGCGGACATCGCCAGGGTGCGGCGAAGCGGGTGGCTCACGACCGGCAGCGAGGCCGGCGTTCGCTCGATCGCGGCCCCGGTGCACGACGCGACATGCGGCACCATCGCCGCCATCGGTATCTCCAGCCACGCCGATCGCGTGCCCGAGTCCACGCTCGTCGACACCGTGCGGCCGGCCCTGCTCGAAGCCGTCCAGCAGATCCAGCAGGCTTACCCGCGAGGAGAAAACGATGCCGATCGTCCATGACGCGCTGGTCCGCGTGGAGGTCGAGGACCTGGACTCCGCGCTCGAGACCTACCGCGCACTCGCCGGCACGAACGAGGTGACCCGGTTCCGCTTCGGCGGGATCGACTTGGCGTGGGTGGGCCGGTTCCTCCTGCTTGCCGGTCCCACCGCCGAACTGGCCCTGGTGCGCCGGACCGCCACCCTGCTGGTGGAAGACATCGATGCGGCCAGGACACTCGTCGCGGACAGCGGCGGAAAGATCCTCGAAGAACCCTCCCCCGCACCCAACGGTGCCCGCATGATCGCCCGGCACGCGGACGGAGCCGTCTTCGAATACATCGAAACCCCAGGCGCGACGAAGGCATCTGACGCCTGACCTGCACCCCGTTGCCGCGTGCCGGAGCACCAGCACCACGTCACCAGCCGCCGCGGAGCGCGAGGAGACGGGTCTGCAGCTCCAGCGTGAAGCGCTGGACGGGGTCGTCGAGGTCGATCGCGCACAGCGTTTCGATGCGCCGCAGCCGGTAGCGGAAGGTGTTGCGGTGCACCCGGAGCTCCGCGGCGGCCCGGGTGACGTCACCGCCCGCGTCGAAATAGCACCGCAGCGTGTCGAGGTATTCGGCGCCACGGGGCGACCCGTCGCGGCGCAGCACGTCGAGTGCGCCGTCGAGCAGGCCGGGATGCTCGACGGCCAGGTCCGCCAGTTCGGTCATCAGGACGTGCGGGCGCAGATCGGCCAGATCGGCGGTGACCGGGGCGGGCCGCGCGGCCAGCACCGTGGCGGCGCGGACGAGCGCCCGGCGTTCGGCACGGGCCTCTTCGCCGGTGCCACACGGCCGGCTGACGCAGGCCACCATTGGCACTCCGGTGCTCGTGGAGGCGCGCCGCCGCAGGCGCTCGGCGAAACCCGCCGGATCCGAACCGGTCCCGGCGGGGAACAACACGAACACCAGGTGGCCCAGGACCACGGTCGCCGCGCCCGGGTTGAGCATGCGCGCGCAGCGCGCCAGCCCCCCTTCGACGTCCGGGGTGATCGCGGGCGCGCCTGCGTGGGCACCGAGGCTCGCGAGGTGCCACCGCGGGGTGGCGGGCGTGCCGGGGCGCTCGGACAGTGCCGCCAACGATCCCGCGCCGGTCAGCAGGCCGCGCAACAGCTCGGCGCGAACGACGTCTTCGTCATCGCGGCCGGCGGGCTCGTCGATGAACCAGGCCGCGGCGGCGGCCGCCAGATCGCTCAGCACCCGCGGCGCGGAACCGGGCGTGTCGGGTCCGGGCGCGAACACCACGTAGCCGCCGACCACCTTGCCGACGCGGATCGCCGCGGCCCACCGGGTTCCCGCACCGGGGAGGTCGAAGCGCGCGACACCGCGCACCCGCGCGAGCCGCTTGCGCAACACCTCCGGGACACGCCGGGTCAGGATCGTCTCGCTGGTGAGGTCGTCGACCACGTTCCGGCACCCGAAGGCGAGCACGCGGAGGGCGGCGTCGGTGACCACGACGGCGCCGTCCAGCGCGAGAGCCGCGCTCTCGGCCAGTTCGTAGAGCCCACCCGCGGTGGGCGTGGCGCCGTGCGCCCCGAACCGGGCTCCGGACAGCAGCGACCGCACCAGTGTGCCGATCTCGGCCCAGCCGGCCTGGTCGTTCGCCGCGAGCACCGGCACACCGGCCCGAGCGGCGGCCCCGGTGACGTCGAACTCCGGCGGCAGGCAGCCTTCGCGCACGACCAGCGCGGCAGCGCCCGCACGGCCCGCCGTCGCCAGCGCCCCGGCAAGCTCGGGCGCGGTGTGGCGGGGTGCCGTCACCAGCACCAGCTGATGGCGGCCCGGCGAGAGGCCCGGATCCCACCTCGTCACCCCGGTCAGCGGCCGGTCCAGGCCCGAAGCCGGGGCCAGCACGCTGAACCAGCCACGCCGTGAGCCCACGAGCAGCGGCAACGGGATTTCCACCGCCGCGGCCGGGAGCGGGGCCACGCCGGGGGCGGCCGGTTCTCCTGGCCGGTCATCAACGGTGGTCATCGGACCGCGCTCCTTCCGTCCACGCCGCGTCGCGTTGGCGCAAGGTTAAGCACCGGCCGGAACGCCGTCAGTGGGCTCGCAGCACTGTCCGGGCCGCCCGGCCGTGCTGTGAGCACCGCGTGTGTCCACCGCGGAGGGTCAGCCGGCGGGGTCGTGCCAGTCGACGTCGACGGCGCGCGTGGCCAGGTGCACGGCCAGGCGGTCGTCGGGGTCACCGAGGTCGGCCGGCAGCAGTTCGGCGATCCGCTCCATGCGCTGCATGACCGTGTTGCGGTGAACTCCGAGTACGGCGCCGGCCGCTTTCGGCGAGGACTGGCAGTCCAGGTAACACCGCAGGGTGCGGATCAGTTCTCCGGACGGGTCGGCTTCGGTGAGCGGAGCGAGCAGATCCGCCGCGGCGCCACGCAGGGGAGCCGATCCGTACCAGCCCGCGATCAGCCTCCGGGTGCTGCCCGCCTCGATGTGCTCGACGGCCGCGGGACGGTGCGCGGTGTGGGCGAGCAGGGCTGCCCGGCGGGCCTGGTCGGCGGAGCGGCCGATGCCCGCCGTGCCCGCGTGGGCACGGCCCACGCCGGCGCACAGGCGCAGTCCCGGGTGCTCCGCTTCGACGGCGGTCAGCGTCCTGGTGAGCCGCTCCGTCAACGGACCGGGATCCGCCGCGTCGGCTTCCGCCTCGGTGGTCGACCAGAACACCCAGCCTTCGGCGCGTTCCACGAGCGTCGCGCGCAGACCGTGCCGGGCGAGTTGTTCTTCCAGTTCCCCGCCCAGTGCGGACATCCGGACGGTGGCGGGCGCGGCCGCGACCTGGACCTGCACCGCGGTGTGCCAGCCGGCGAGGCGCCAGCCCAGCGCGACGGCCCGCTCGACCGTGCGCCGTCCCGGTTCTTCCGGCTGTTCGAGGATTTCGTTGAGCAGGAGCGACCGCCGCCGGTGTTCCCGTTCGATCCGGATGGCCTCCCCCGCGACGCGGACCGCGAAGGACAGGGCCGCGATCGCCATCGCGCGGCGGACCGGTTCGAGCAGGACCCCCGCGGCGGACGGTGGCCGCCGCACGGCGATCCAGTAGACCGCCGGTCCCGCCGGGTCGACCTGGACCGGTTGCAGCATCACGTCACCATCCGCGGCCTGGACGATGCGGGCCACCGGATGCGGATCGCCCAGCTCCCCGGCACCGGAGCGCAGCAGTGCGGGATCGCCTGCCACGAAACGGGATTCGGCGTCGAGGAGGGCGACCGGTTCGGTGAGCATCGCCGCGAGCTGCGACGTGAGCGCGTCCGCGTCGGCGGGCGGGCGCTGGAACCGGCGGGAGGCATCGGCGAGCACGCGCAGCCCCGCGATCTCGGGGGCGCGGACGTAGGGGTCGAACGCGGTGATGACGCGGGCGGGCGCGATGTCCTCCACCCCGATGAGCGGCAACGCCAGCCGGTCGGCGAGGCGGCGGGTGACCAGGGGGATCCGCCGGGGCGTGCGCGCGGCGATGATCCCGGACAGGCCCGCGCCGCCGGCCAGCCGGATCGCCAGATCCGCCGCGAGGTCGTCGAGGGTGAGCTGTTCCCGGCCGAACACCACGACACTGCGCGGCGCGAGCTCGGAGATCTCGCCGACCGTGGAGCCGGTGACGACGCTTCCGACCGGCCGCCGCAGTCCGGCCTCCCCGGCGAGCACTTCGTGGTGCGGGAGCAGGCCGAGGTCCAGGAGCTGGCCGAGGGTGACCGTCGCGGAAGCCGTCACGGTGACACCGGCTCCAGGAGCGGGCCCACGGCGGTCACCCGCAGGCGCGCGGCGGGGACCGGGACGTAGGTCATCAGTGCCTCCTGCACCGGCGTTTCCCGCAGCACGCGGGGATCGGCGCCTGCCCGGACGGCGGCGTCCCTGGCCAGCCGCCGGGCCCGGGCCACCGAGTCGGCCCGTCCACCGGTGCCCTGCCAGAAGATCCGGTCGATCGAGCCGGCCGCCTCGGCGCTCGCCGCACCCACCGCGGCCGCGAGATCGCCGTCGGACGGCCGGATCACCGGGACGCGCGGCGGATCGGGCAGGACGTCCGCCCGATCGCCGATGATCACGACCGGTATCTCGTCGAACCCGTGCCGGGCACGGGCCAGCGTCGCGAGCAGCCGGGACGTGAACGCCTCGTCACGGGCCACCGCGGCCAGCGATGGTGCGCGCAGGCCGGTCCGGACACCGGCGATCTCGCGGCGCAGCCCCGATTCCGGGAGCAGCCCGGCGTGCGTGGTGCCCACGATCGCGTGGTCGGCGGTCATCTCGACCACCGTCGCCGAAGTCAGGCCGGCCAGCCTGGCCGCGCCGTGGATCAGTGCCGCGCGCGCCGCTCCGGTGGACGCGGTGGCGTGGCGCGGCCCGTCGAGCGCGGGCAGAACTGTTCCGTCACCGCGGACGATGTACAGCTCCGCCTCCGGGTTGTGCGCGCGCATCGCCGTGTCCAGTTCGTCGATCCGGGCACGCGCGGCGCGGGCGAGCGCGGCGTCGAGCACGGCCGTGTGCTCCCGCTCCAGGAGGCCGAGCGCCTCCGTGGCACTCCCCTGGATCACCGGCGTGTCCGGCCCGAGCTCGTCGGCGATCACGGCCGCGGCGCGCTGTTCGTGCTCGGGGTTCTCCAGTCCGTGGATCCCGGCCACGGCGACGGCACCGACGGCACCGGCGCTTCTCCGGGCGAACCGGGCCACGGCCGCGAGGTCCAGGGGCGCCAGGACCCGCCCGTCGTACTCGTGCCCGCCACCCACCGTGGCCACCGGTCCCGCGAGCGCCGCGGAGAGGCACGCGGGCCACGCCGCGAGCGGCGGCAGCGCGGTTTCGGCCGGGGCACCGATGCGCAGCACCCCGACGCGGGACCCGGTGATCACGTCGGTGACCGTCGGCTCGGGCAGGATGGCCACGACCCGGTCGATCACTGCGGCGCCGGTCCCGCCGGCGATCAGCGCGCCGAGGAGCCGTGCCGGGGAGTCGCCGGGACGGCCGCGGTGCGAGGCCACGATCCGGTTCCGCTCGTCCAGGACCACCGCACGGGCGCTGACGGCGTCCACGCCGACACGCAGCCGCGTTCGCTCGGGCGTGTTCACCGCGTGCCCGCCGCGGGACTCGCGCCGTCGAACCCGACCGGGTCGACGGCATAACCGAACGCGTGGGGCCCCACCATCGCGAGCCCCTCCGGCGTGTGCCACCGGTCGTCGACCGGACTGGTGATCACGTGCACGTCCTGGCCGACGGCGAGGTCGACGGTCTGCACCAGATCGCCGGTCTCCGCGTCGGCCACGCCGATGAGGTCCGGCACCGTGGTGAGCACGGTGCCCTCCTGGCTCAGGACCAGGTTCTCGTTCTGGAAGTCGATCCGGACCAGGCCCCCTGGCGTCTGCACGGACACGACGCCACGGGGCCACCCGTCGGCGGAGTGCTGCACGACCTCGGCGACCGTTCCGGTGCACGCCAGCCGTCCACCACAGGCCCGCAGGTACGGCTCGTGCCCGTCCGGGCGTGCCGGACGGACGTCGGCCAGTGCCGAGCCGATCCGGCCGCACTCGCTGACCGACCCGGCCACACCGAGCCGGGTGCAGTCCCCGGCAGTAAGCCGGTACGCGCTGATCAGGGCGACGAGGCCCAGTGCCGGCATGACGGCACGCACGAGTTCGCCGAGCACGGTGCCGGCGCCACTGCTGAACTCCGCGACGACCCCGGCGCCCCCGACGACGGTGATGGGCGGCACGGGGTGCCCGGCCAGCCGCGGCAGCGTCAGGTCGATCGAAGGCAGGGTACGGCGCATCAGGTCGGCGTCCAGGCACGGCAGCCCGAGCTCGGCCGCCACGACCAGTGGGAGTGCCACGTTGATGCTGCCGAGCTGGACCGGCAGGACGGCACCGCACTTCCGGCCGGCGCGGGCTTCCACCGCCGCCAGGAGGGTCTCCGCCTCGGCGGCGTCGTGTGCCTTTTCGAGGAGGGCGTGCGGCGTCCCCCCGGACACCACCGGCAGCACGAGCGTGTCCGGGGCGAGTTCGTCCGGCCGCGCGAGCGGGACCGGCCCGTGCCGCCGGACGGCCGCGGTCAGGAGCTGCCGGCCCAGGTACGGATCGCCACCGCCGCCGCTGCCGAAGTGCACGGCCCCGCGCATCACGTCGTCGATCGCCGCTTCGGCAACCTGATCCATGCGGGAGACCCTAACGGGCATCGTGCCTGCTCACGAAGTGGTGACACCGCGGAAGGTCGCGTACAGGGCGGCGAACGTGCGTGCCGCGGTGACGAGTTCGCGGACCGGAACGTACTCGTCGGCGGTGTGCGCGACGCGCATCGAACCGGGCCCGTAGACCACGGACGGGATGCCGAGCTGGTTGCGCAGGAAGCGCGCGTCCGTGCCGAGTTTCAGTCCCCGCACCGGTGCGGCCCGCGCCGCCCGCCGGACTTCGGCGACGAACGGGTGCCCGGCGTCCACTTCGGATCCCTCGGCGAAGGCGAGGACGTCCACGTGGTAGTCGAACTCGCCCGCGGCGTCGATCGACCCGGTCAGGGTCGCCAGCGCCTGCTCCCGGGTCTCGCCGGGCAGCACCCGCCGGTCGACGCTCAGCCGGCATTCGGCGGCCACGATGTTGGGCGCGGTGCCTCCCGAGATGGTCCCGACGTTGCAGGTGGGCGACCCCAGGAACGGGTGCGATCCGGTGCCGAAGTCGGCGAGGTGGAGCGCGGTGGCGATCCGCGCCGCGTCGGCGACCGCCGAGTGCCCTGCCGCCGGATCGCTGCCGTGCGCCGCCCGGCCGCGCACCACGATCTCCGCCATCAGTGCTCCCCG
This is a stretch of genomic DNA from Amycolatopsis endophytica. It encodes these proteins:
- a CDS encoding MFS transporter, whose translation is MTQPSTRGRTRAIASNLIGTVLEWYDFYIYGTATSLAFGALFFPTASALAGTLAAFATYAIGFVLRPVAGVVLARWGDTIGRKNVMVICLILMGVATGCIGLLPTYAQVGALAPILLVLLRLLQSIGAGAEYGTAVTMSAEYATPRQRGLLSSIPAFGVSLGILLGTGVFAALSGLPREAFLAWGWRVPFLVGFALVVVGLYVRLRVDESPEFTELRRSGTVTRSPIRELLTTHRGRVGLAALARSTDAVGGQIFNVFAISYCTSELDMPAAPALTGVLIANLVGLAVIPLAGRGADRWGRRPVFLTGLLLVAALGFPFFWLLQTRNPVLVVLALVLTYGIGVKIALSVSGAYLAEMFDPRVRNSGVNLARSASDPLAGFTPLIATALLAAAGSYWAVGVFVVGTALASAAAVFASPETRSADPAPERGEMSAASESH
- a CDS encoding FAD-dependent oxidoreductase produces the protein MRTERASLPQLSAKDTVHVPDAELPVRSSADVVVAGGGPAGFCAAIAAARAGAEVVLVERGPFLGGTATGAMVASFMGFYWRDVLVGGGIGKEITERLVAAGGATGFTPYVLAEAAETPLRVRTFPFDPEVLKLVLDDMAAEAGIEVRLHTQAVSPVTRDGAVHGLVTQGLYEPEAVSAPVVVDATGNAVVSRRCGCRTENSAHDRRERQPMTMMARLSSVDTQRFRALDRAEKRRLARLGVETGELAQQLLSVVSAPHGDDAFILMTRVTGLDGADSQDLSRAEIAGRAQVRSVLTFLRRTVPGFERAHLSALAPWIGVRETWRIVGDYLLTEADVLAGTQFPDAIAQAGGPLDVHDNASGLRLVEPPAPFSVPYRSLLPLEVDGLLVAGRCLSATGTAMGAARHMGTAMATGHAAGVAAALAADLGVLPRLVPADRIRTVLRGQGAIVDRPSAAAPLTEAAHR
- a CDS encoding IclR family transcriptional regulator domain-containing protein; amino-acid sequence: MDEDRAEPEVLASVERGLAVLKAFQPGQAAMTLSEVAKASDLDRASARRFLHTLLARDYLRADGQQFRLHPSVLELGNAYLETLRLPRIALPHLRNLSARFNEPVSMAVLDGDQAVHVAHVPSKRLMAANATIGSTTPAHRTALGRALLAGKPDAWLDGYLAAGRAGTPDDQPDAGTLRADIARVRRSGWLTTGSEAGVRSIAAPVHDATCGTIAAIGISSHADRVPESTLVDTVRPALLEAVQQIQQAYPRGENDADRP
- a CDS encoding PucR family transcriptional regulator, with product MTTVDDRPGEPAAPGVAPLPAAAVEIPLPLLVGSRRGWFSVLAPASGLDRPLTGVTRWDPGLSPGRHQLVLVTAPRHTAPELAGALATAGRAGAAALVVREGCLPPEFDVTGAAARAGVPVLAANDQAGWAEIGTLVRSLLSGARFGAHGATPTAGGLYELAESAALALDGAVVVTDAALRVLAFGCRNVVDDLTSETILTRRVPEVLRKRLARVRGVARFDLPGAGTRWAAAIRVGKVVGGYVVFAPGPDTPGSAPRVLSDLAAAAAAWFIDEPAGRDDEDVVRAELLRGLLTGAGSLAALSERPGTPATPRWHLASLGAHAGAPAITPDVEGGLARCARMLNPGAATVVLGHLVFVLFPAGTGSDPAGFAERLRRRASTSTGVPMVACVSRPCGTGEEARAERRALVRAATVLAARPAPVTADLADLRPHVLMTELADLAVEHPGLLDGALDVLRRDGSPRGAEYLDTLRCYFDAGGDVTRAAAELRVHRNTFRYRLRRIETLCAIDLDDPVQRFTLELQTRLLALRGGW
- a CDS encoding helix-turn-helix domain-containing protein, translating into MTASATVTLGQLLDLGLLPHHEVLAGEAGLRRPVGSVVTGSTVGEISELAPRSVVVFGREQLTLDDLAADLAIRLAGGAGLSGIIAARTPRRIPLVTRRLADRLALPLIGVEDIAPARVITAFDPYVRAPEIAGLRVLADASRRFQRPPADADALTSQLAAMLTEPVALLDAESRFVAGDPALLRSGAGELGDPHPVARIVQAADGDVMLQPVQVDPAGPAVYWIAVRRPPSAAGVLLEPVRRAMAIAALSFAVRVAGEAIRIEREHRRRSLLLNEILEQPEEPGRRTVERAVALGWRLAGWHTAVQVQVAAAPATVRMSALGGELEEQLARHGLRATLVERAEGWVFWSTTEAEADAADPGPLTERLTRTLTAVEAEHPGLRLCAGVGRAHAGTAGIGRSADQARRAALLAHTAHRPAAVEHIEAGSTRRLIAGWYGSAPLRGAAADLLAPLTEADPSGELIRTLRCYLDCQSSPKAAGAVLGVHRNTVMQRMERIAELLPADLGDPDDRLAVHLATRAVDVDWHDPAG
- a CDS encoding hydantoinase/oxoprolinase N-terminal domain-containing protein, giving the protein MDAVSARAVVLDERNRIVASHRGRPGDSPARLLGALIAGGTGAAVIDRVVAILPEPTVTDVITGSRVGVLRIGAPAETALPPLAAWPACLSAALAGPVATVGGGHEYDGRVLAPLDLAAVARFARRSAGAVGAVAVAGIHGLENPEHEQRAAAVIADELGPDTPVIQGSATEALGLLEREHTAVLDAALARAARARIDELDTAMRAHNPEAELYIVRGDGTVLPALDGPRHATASTGAARAALIHGAARLAGLTSATVVEMTADHAIVGTTHAGLLPESGLRREIAGVRTGLRAPSLAAVARDEAFTSRLLATLARARHGFDEIPVVIIGDRADVLPDPPRVPVIRPSDGDLAAAVGAASAEAAGSIDRIFWQGTGGRADSVARARRLARDAAVRAGADPRVLRETPVQEALMTYVPVPAARLRVTAVGPLLEPVSP
- a CDS encoding DUF917 domain-containing protein — encoded protein: MDQVAEAAIDDVMRGAVHFGSGGGGDPYLGRQLLTAAVRRHGPVPLARPDELAPDTLVLPVVSGGTPHALLEKAHDAAEAETLLAAVEARAGRKCGAVLPVQLGSINVALPLVVAAELGLPCLDADLMRRTLPSIDLTLPRLAGHPVPPITVVGGAGVVAEFSSGAGTVLGELVRAVMPALGLVALISAYRLTAGDCTRLGVAGSVSECGRIGSALADVRPARPDGHEPYLRACGGRLACTGTVAEVVQHSADGWPRGVVSVQTPGGLVRIDFQNENLVLSQEGTVLTTVPDLIGVADAETGDLVQTVDLAVGQDVHVITSPVDDRWHTPEGLAMVGPHAFGYAVDPVGFDGASPAAGTR
- a CDS encoding M20 family metallopeptidase, which encodes MNAADAVRAVCADRVTELAAELIRCDTRNPPGGERPAVEPLRAVLRELGAEVETFEPEPGRPSVLARIGSGAGPTLLVNGHVDVVPVSEADWSVPPFGGQVRDGLLYGRGACDMKGGIAAALEGMRACRDAGVEPPATIAFHFVADEETGGRAGTGALVAAGLVRADAAVVPEPSELQVGVAERGALMAEIVVRGRAAHGSDPAAGHSAVADAARIATALHLADFGTGSHPFLGSPTCNVGTISGGTAPNIVAAECRLSVDRRVLPGETREQALATLTGSIDAAGEFDYHVDVLAFAEGSEVDAGHPFVAEVRRAARAAPVRGLKLGTDARFLRNQLGIPSVVYGPGSMRVAHTADEYVPVRELVTAARTFAALYATFRGVTTS